A genomic segment from Micromonospora echinaurantiaca encodes:
- a CDS encoding TadE/TadG family type IV pilus assembly protein has product MRHTAFSSGRRAVAATARRPRPPADRGANPVELAVLLPLILVLLFASIQVAVWFVARATALNAAQSAVNAQRLHQAPPGAGEARATRFLRAAGDWLVGWDDPGPNCVTSATEVTCTVRGRSLSVIPGVDFPVRQTAHGTVERWTEP; this is encoded by the coding sequence ATGCGTCACACGGCTTTCTCCAGCGGGCGCCGGGCGGTCGCCGCCACCGCCCGGCGCCCGCGCCCGCCCGCTGACCGGGGGGCCAACCCGGTGGAGTTGGCCGTGCTGCTGCCGCTGATCCTGGTGCTGCTCTTCGCTTCCATCCAGGTGGCGGTCTGGTTCGTGGCCCGGGCCACCGCGCTGAACGCGGCGCAGAGCGCGGTCAACGCGCAGCGGTTGCACCAGGCCCCGCCCGGGGCCGGGGAGGCGCGGGCCACCCGTTTCCTGCGGGCCGCCGGCGACTGGCTGGTCGGCTGGGACGACCCCGGACCGAACTGCGTCACCAGCGCCACCGAGGTGACCTGCACGGTGCGCGGACGCTCCCTGTCGGTGATCCCCGGCGTGGACTTTCCGGTGCGCCAGACCGCGCACGGGACGGTGGAACGGTGGACCGAGCCGTGA